In the Burkholderia cenocepacia genome, one interval contains:
- a CDS encoding aconitase X swivel domain-containing protein encodes MTEATDTFLTGDTLVPGSACARPFVLDKPLSFWGGYDSGAGRIVDRGHPQAGASLAGKVMVMPHAKGSSSSSSVLAEAVRNGTGPVGIVLKERDLIISIGAIVAAELYAIAVPVVCVSDVVYDAIVAATGDVRIEAGEGDGGARIEIGR; translated from the coding sequence ATGACTGAAGCGACGGACACATTCTTGACGGGCGACACGCTCGTGCCGGGCAGCGCGTGTGCGCGGCCTTTCGTGCTCGACAAGCCGCTCAGCTTCTGGGGCGGCTACGACTCGGGCGCGGGCAGGATCGTCGATCGCGGGCATCCGCAGGCCGGCGCGAGCCTCGCCGGCAAGGTGATGGTGATGCCGCACGCGAAGGGTTCGAGCTCGAGCAGCAGCGTGCTCGCGGAAGCGGTGCGCAACGGCACGGGGCCGGTCGGGATCGTGCTGAAGGAACGCGATTTGATCATCTCGATCGGTGCGATCGTGGCTGCCGAGTTGTATGCGATCGCGGTGCCGGTGGTGTGCGTGAGCGATGTGGTGTACGACGCGATCGTCGCCGCGACGGGCGACGTACGGATCGAAGCGGGCGAGGGGGACGGCGGCGCGCGGATCGAGATCGGCCGCTGA
- a CDS encoding aconitase X, with the protein MLQLSDRDDAMLRGDFGDGVARAMRIVARTAQVMSAPHLIDITSAHIDGCLYHGQTSLDFVDYFVDTGAKVAVPTTLNVGSLDLIHPELYHGDRTIQRDAQRLMDAHLLLGCESSFTCAPYQLKNRPALGEQIAWAESNAIVFANSVLGARTSRYGDFLDLAAAITGRAPYAGLHVDANRAARIVFNAPDFSRLPSRDIYFAALGLAVGKIAGAVVPAIVGLPADTTEDELKALGAAAASSGAVALFHAVGVTPEAPTLDAALHGRAAQRTVDITRADLDEIRRTLNHGAAGDALVAVALGTPHFSLAEFRTLDTLLDAFDGKPACDFYVNTSRFILWELEEAGLAEKFAARGIQIVVDTCTYITPVMKQLSGLVMTNSGKWASYAPANIGVTVAYGSMRECVRSAYEGKVRFDD; encoded by the coding sequence ATGCTGCAGTTGAGCGACCGCGACGACGCGATGTTGCGCGGGGATTTCGGCGACGGCGTCGCCCGCGCGATGCGGATCGTCGCGCGCACCGCGCAAGTAATGTCCGCGCCGCACCTGATCGACATTACGTCTGCCCATATCGACGGCTGTCTGTATCACGGCCAGACGAGCCTCGACTTCGTCGACTATTTCGTCGACACGGGCGCGAAGGTCGCGGTGCCGACTACCTTGAACGTCGGGTCGCTCGACCTGATCCATCCCGAGCTGTACCACGGCGACCGTACGATCCAGCGCGATGCGCAACGCCTGATGGACGCGCATTTGCTGCTCGGTTGCGAATCGAGCTTCACATGCGCGCCGTATCAACTGAAGAATCGTCCCGCGCTGGGCGAGCAGATCGCGTGGGCCGAATCGAATGCGATCGTGTTCGCGAATTCGGTGCTGGGTGCGCGCACGAGCCGCTACGGCGATTTTCTCGACCTGGCCGCCGCGATCACCGGGCGCGCGCCGTATGCAGGGCTGCATGTCGACGCGAACCGCGCCGCGCGGATCGTGTTCAATGCGCCGGATTTCAGCCGCCTGCCGTCGCGCGACATCTATTTCGCCGCGCTTGGCCTGGCGGTCGGCAAGATCGCGGGCGCGGTCGTGCCGGCGATCGTCGGGCTGCCGGCCGACACCACCGAGGACGAACTCAAGGCGCTCGGCGCGGCCGCCGCGTCGAGCGGGGCCGTCGCGCTGTTCCATGCGGTCGGCGTGACGCCCGAGGCGCCGACGCTCGACGCCGCGTTGCACGGCCGCGCCGCGCAGCGCACGGTCGATATCACGAGGGCCGATCTCGACGAGATTCGCCGTACGCTGAATCACGGCGCGGCCGGCGACGCGCTCGTCGCGGTCGCGCTCGGCACGCCGCATTTTTCGCTGGCCGAATTCCGCACGCTCGACACGTTGCTCGACGCGTTCGACGGCAAGCCGGCCTGCGATTTCTACGTGAACACGAGCCGCTTCATTCTGTGGGAACTGGAGGAAGCCGGGCTCGCGGAGAAATTCGCCGCGCGCGGCATCCAGATCGTCGTCGATACCTGCACGTACATCACGCCGGTGATGAAGCAGTTGTCGGGACTGGTGATGACCAACTCGGGGAAATGGGCGTCGTATGCGCCCGCGAACATCGGCGTGACCGTCGCGTACGGCAGCATGCGCGAATGCGTGCGGTCCGCGTACGAAGGCAAGGTGCGATTCGATGACTGA